Part of the Cuculus canorus isolate bCucCan1 chromosome 17, bCucCan1.pri, whole genome shotgun sequence genome is shown below.
GCAGGACATGTATATTCAAGCTAGTGGtaactcaaataatttttagagatttttttaaacttaattaaATTGCAAGTTTCTACAAAACTGTAAACATAatctaattaaaacaattattaCTTGAGTAAAATCTAAGATAATCTCAAAAGCTTTTTGTATATAAATTATGTAAGTACATATACTACTTAACCAAGCAAAATAAAGTGCAGAAGGTGAGCATAGCACATGAGATATTCTGACAGTGAAGTGTATCACAGATGAGCAACATCCAATACGCAGTGCTGAGGCAAAACATCAATATTAATTCATCTTCATTTTGTCACACAATGAGATTGCCCAGATGTTCAGCAATACATTTTGCTGAGGAAAACAATTTGATTCTTGCTTAGCAACAGCCCTCAAACCTTTCTGGCAGTGAGGCTGAGTTCAGCCCTGGGCTAAGCGGGTGCCTCTGTCACGCAGTCGGGAATACTTGCCTGTGTCTATATTGGGAAGTTTTGACCTCAAGCGTCACATTATTTGTGATGTACCTTTAATATCACTGATATGTCAAATTGAACCATATGATTTTAGACTTCAAGCAATAGAGAGACTAATCAGGAATTGTAGTATTTTTCACATCGATCCTCAGCCCGTCCCTGTGCTCAAAGTGAGTGAGTGGTGGTATCtggggcatttttttctttcttttgtgagTTGTTGGCAGTCAAGCACGGCAACTAGGAGTCAGGTTAGAGGGAAGGCTGAAGGGGAAGAGGTAGGATACAAGTCGGGCAGTTAATGGGGAATGAGTGTTACGAGGGATAAGAGAGAAAAGACATCATGAGGGAAAAAGATTGAGCAGTCATTTGCAGGAAGCTTTGAGACCGAGAACTGAGGGAAAAGAACTTTACTACTGATGAGGAATTGCATGtgaagttttgaaaataaactttttcctTCTAGGATCTTTATAAGAAAGAATATACACAGTATCAATActgtataaatacacacactTGCCTCTATGATAAGAGTTAATGATTCCAAggtaaacaaaagaaaaagaataaaatgaaaattttaaaactatatgagaaagaaacagagagtgGAGTACCTTAAATACATAGAAGGAGGCAGGCAAGAAGTataaaaaggagggggaaagacaTGCAGTCTGTGAGCAAAATCAGTGTCTGTGATTCACTCGTCTCACACCCCTGGGGCCACTGTTGAGCTGTAAAAATGTCCTGGAGCCTAAGGATCTGTAACAGAGTCAGATCTACTTCTCCGACCCGCTGTGTGTGGGACAGAGACACAAAGTGGCGGACAAGGGGAAGACACTCAGCTGGGAAAGGCCGGGAAGCGCTCAGCTTCTGTAGCGCTGAGACGGGTTTTGTTCCGGGCTGGCACAATGTCCTTGTCACGCTGCCCTAAGCCCTGCGGAGCAGAGCCTTGTGGCaccagcactgagcagagctgtgtgctTGGGGAGGGAACAGCCTCTGCTTTCGGTTCTTCTGGAGTCACTCGCACTGACTGGAATCTGGCTGTTGGGAACACTGTGCCCAGCCTGGCACGTTAGTGGAGGAACGACAGTGGTGCAATTTGCAGTGTGGGGAGTGTGGGTAGGGAGGCAAAGCTTGAACAGGTGGACAGGAACAATAAGAGCATATAATTAAACATGCAGAGGCTGAATAATGGCATCTGTACAATCTGTCAGCATCCTAAGACTCAAATTCAATATAATTTTGTCAGCATTTGCAACATGCTGCATTTAACAAGTAGAAAAACAGTGATGAATTTCAGATATCAGAAAAAGgtgctctgttctgcttctctttcccaTGGCTCTGTGTGTAAGGTTGTTAaaggcagcaccactgctcaTCTCCTGGTAATTAATGCTCCAGTTGGACCACATAGTCTCTTCTGCAGAAGGTCATGCTGTGCAGCTACAGAGATCTCCGGCTTCCGAAAAGACTTGTGAAGTGAGGAGCTGCACTCAGGGAAGAGAGGGCACACGCTGCTGTTTGTACGAGGTGGGACGGGAGCAGCAAGCCCTGGTGTCAGGCAGCCCGCTCTGCTGACACCGCTTGTGTGTCTCCCCAAACCCTGGCTCATTGTTTCCAATGCCAGGAACCCAAAGCCAATGCCAAGCGTGAGTCTGATTCCTACAGACGCCAGCTCAGGCCTTGTAGCCATGTATGATGCACGTGTTACCCATGAGAGTTGTGCCCTCCTTATTGGTGCCAGAGAGCACTCACAATGGCACTTTGTGAGGAGGGTGGAGGAAAGCTGCCTGGCCAggaaaggacctggggatgtcagctgaacacgagccagcgGTGTGCCCAAGTGGGCAAGACAGCCAGcggcatcctggcttgtgtcagaaatcGCGAggccagcaggactggggagGCATCGCGCCCCCgtgctcagcactggggaggctgcaccCTGAATACTGGGgtcagttttggacccctcagtGCAAGAATgacattgagaggctggagtgcgtccagggaacggagctggggagcgggctgaggggagacctcatggtaaggaaaggaggttgtggtgaggccCGGCTGGTCTCTCCCCCAGGTAACAACcgatgggggggaggggaaacgGCCTtaagttgctccaggggaggtttagattggctatcttcagaaaaaatttcttcgcAGGagtggctgcccagggcagcgctGGAGTCACTGGACCAGCTTTAAATCCTGAGAGGATTTAAAAGCCACGTGGGCGCGGCGCTCAGGGACGGGGTTTTAGCGGTAACTCGGCGGTGCGAGGTCCACTCGACGTTCTCGAAAGGTCTCGTCCCGCGCCGGCCCCGCAGGCGCCACCGCCTCCCTGCAGGCGGAGCTCCGCCGCGCGGGGGCCGGCCGGGGCGCGCGCTCGCGGAGGTCTCTTGCCCCACGCGGCGCTCCGTCCGGGGCGTGGCgcgcgggcggcgcggggcaCGGGCGGGCACGCGGGCAGCGCGCGCGCCATGTCGTTCCGCCGCGCCTTGGCGCTCGCCGCCTGCGGGCTGGCCGGCGGCTCCGTCCTCTTCTCCGCCGTCGTCGTGGGCAAGCAGCCGGGCCGAGACAGCGAGCCGCGGCCGGGGGTtgccgcccccgccgcgccccccgccgcgccgcccgggttgctgctgctgccgcccgCAGCCTCCTGCCCGGCGGCCCCGGGGTGGATCGAGAGACCCGCCGGCACCGGCGGTTTCTGGGACAGCAACTGGGACCGGTACGAGGGGGGGGCGCCCCCCTGGGAGCTGAGGGGGCTGCGGAGAGTTGGGCGTCCCTCCGGGGGcgagggctggggggggcggCCCTGATGGGCTGCGAGGATGGGCGCCCTCTGAGGGGCGGGGACTGTAGGGGGTGGGGCCCTTTGGGGGGcgaggggctgcggggggggcgGCCCTGGGGGGGAAGCGGCTGTGGGGAGTCGGCGCCATTCTGGGCGTTGTGCGGGCTGTGGGCTGGTGGGCAGCCTCTGGGGAatgagggctggggggggggggcagccccgATGGGGAGCGGGCTGGGCGCCCTTCTGGGCTcgggggctgcagggggtgGGCGCCCTTCTGGGCCTGGGGGCTGCGGGCGGAGGCAGGGGTCTGCCTGCAGCCggcccccccagcacccccggAGGTGTCGGTGCGGAGCTGCCATTCCTGAACGTTCCTGGAAGTCGCTCCCGCGTGCTCTGAGCCTTCGCTGCTTCCCGGGGTGTCCGTGCCCGCCCTCAGCGGGGGCGCAGAGCCTCGGGGCGGCCTCGGTGTTCCCAGCGCGGTGCGAGCCCCGCCTCGGGGCTGCCTGCACAGAGCCGTTTCTGGTCGGTGGCGGCGCCCCGTGGATGCGAAGCACCTGGAGGAGACGGGCGGAGTTCTTCAGCCCACTTGAAGGCGGTGGCGCCTTGAACCTGCCTTAGTGGCGTTCTTCATAGCGTCAGAATACGTTCACCCAAGGgttaactgcattttttctggTTCTTAAATTAGAATGTGCGGATATTGGTATTGAGCTTTGGCTTATTTTGCTCCTGGCTGTAGAATTATCTCCCCTAGGGAGACTTATGGCAGGCTCTGGTTTAATCAGAGTAAATCCAAACTTAAGCATGAACAGATTTTTATTGTGTAATACATCCTGGTTTGATTTTTTGAGAATCAAATACGCACGTAAATAGGGCTGTGTACCCCCtaattataaaaacaaacctGTATTTAAGAAAGGTTATACCTGGTTACAGAGTTACATTGAGGGAGGTTAACTGCAGATCGTGGCCTTTCTGGTTCTGCTGAATGGTCGGTGTTCTTCAGGGATTCTGAAGTTTTTTCAGACTCATGTGACTTTTTCTTGGAATTTTTAATACCCAGTTCAGGAAGTAGAAACTGTGCTGTAATTGGCGTACCTGTCACCATTGCCTGAACAAATACAGCTGGATAACACTTAATACCAGTTAAAGATGGTATTCCCTGTCACCATTCACCATCATGTGCAAATAGTGGAAGTGCCATATGTAAATACATTATCACAGATCAGTTTTCATGTTCTGCTCCTCGGTGCCCAGCAGTTGGTGTGGTGTGGCTTTGGCCATGCCTGGTTGAGGTCTTAATTTTGATCTTTGGATGGTGTTGCCAGAAGCACTTAACATGTAAAACTCGTAACTCTACGAAGTATCTGACCACTTCTTTTTCGGGGGATAATGGGGAATGATTTACAATGTCAAGTTGTGAGCAAATAACCAGATATTACAGCATTTTTAACAACTGATGGCTTTGCAagtttgaaacaaaagaatGCAAGTACCTTGTTTTCAGACTTCCTGTCGGTCTAGCAACCTGGGATGTTGCAGTGGTCTGTGCCACTTGCACAGAAACTGTCCATCTCAGATCTTGGAGAAGACTAGATATAGTTTCATTCATGTAAAATACTTTACCTTCTAGCTGTTCTAATGAAACTTCTCTTAACTGGAAAGCTTGGTGTGGGAGGGGTGAAGAAAcctttgaattattttctgaatttctgggCTTGAGGTACCTTCCTGTATTTTCTGCGTGGTTCTTGCAAATAGTTTTGTTAGttagaaagaaaagtacaaaTACCTGGATTTCAAAGTATGTTTCAAGAATTAAAATTTGTGAGGCTGGCTGGTAGGTTATAGTGACACATGTGGCATCCTGGAAGAAAGATAGAAAGGGCGTGGTGATGGATTAagtgctgcttttgctttaattaGGTATAAAGATGGTCCCTGACGTTGCCATTGCATTTTATCAAAGTTCTGTCCAGCTGCGGTCTTGGGTGTGCAGGAGGAAAGGTGATGGCCTGCAGGGGAAACTGGGATGCAGTGTGACGACATGGAAGAAAGATTGAAGTGGCATGAGGGGAGGGAGTGatggaaaagataaaaggaTAAATAAACAGAccaggctgaaaaataaaatagtccTACTGGAAAGAAGACCAGGTGTGACATAGCTTAAAGCACAAAATAGTTCTCAGTGTGCGCTGCAGAAGGTTGGACTCTTTTCAGGGTATTGTTGGGTGTGGGAGTTTAGTCATTTGATGTAAATGTGATTGATAAATGCGAAATTTGTAGATGTTATTGCAGGGCCTTTTAGATATGGAACATGTTCCTTCTTTCCTTATCAATCAGCAcatcctcctcttttcctgggTGTCATTCATAGTTACTTTTCCTTGTCAAAACCCCTACCGTTGTTCCCGTGACTGGCAGTGGGTGACAGTCCTAAGCAACTGTCGAATCAACAGCACTTCAAATATAAAGTCTCTGCTGGTGTTTACAATCTTGTCCAGGCAGGCCTTAGCTTCTGTATGTTTTAGTGTGTGCCATCTATTTACATTGGGATTTCACCTTTTCTGTTGTGGCTTTTTTCCACAAGAATTAATAGAGAGGTGGCTGTCATCAAATATGTCTGTGTCAGTTATACCTTTTAACCTACAGCatcaacttttctttctttaatgcaggcttttatttatagttttctttttatagctctcacacaatatttttaatcaggTTTGTGCTATAATTGGCTAAATAGTCAATTTTAGTACTTCAGCTGTAGAACTAAGGCAAGACCACCCATCTTAGAATTCCTCTGCCTTTTAGTCTCCTCTGTCTAAAAATGACctttgaaatgtgtttgtttaGACGTGAACCACTAGCTCTTATCAACctcaaaaagaagaatgaagaaacTGGGGAAGAGGAACTTGCCTCACGGTTAGAtcactgcaaagcaaaagccacCAGGCACATATTCCTTATCCGTCATTCTCAGTATAATTTGGATGGCCGGGCTGACAAAGATAGAACTCTGACCCCCCTTGGTATGTATTACTAGAAGCATTGTACTTTGCATGTtgagaaaactgtttttcacgTGTACAGGTCAGCACTTGGCTGTCTTCTGGATCTGACTACCAAACATTAATCCATTTTCTGGATCCTTTGTGGCAGAAAGATGTCATGATTaagtgtggttttttttccatttttgatCTTCTAAATCCAAACCTCACAAAGGACATTCCCAATTATCTTAAGGTTGCTTGAGGAAATTTTCATGCTGGTTGGCATAATTCCTCAGGGCTGAGGCTTTTAAACTTAGCTCCATGACTGACTTTGGGATAGATTTCTCTTCAGAGTGGCTTGTGTTTCTGTTAGTGAATTTGCCAGTGTATAAAAAAGATTACTCCTGATTtataattaaatacatttcactTTTGCTCCTAAGCACTGTTTCTGGGGTGCTGCTAATCGGTCACAGGAAATGATAACTTCTGTCTGTGTTAATCTTAATTCATTGGTCTTGTGACTGGGTcttagatcacagaatcacagaatcacaaggttggaaaggacccattggatcatcgagtccaaccattcctaacactccctaaaccatgtccctcagcatttcatccacccgttccttaaacacctccagggaaggcgactcgaccacctccctgggcagctgttccagtgcctaatgactcttactgtgaagaatttttttctgatatccaacctgaacctcccctgacggagcttcaggccattccctcttgtcctgtcccctgtcacttgggagaagagcccagctccctcctctccacaacctcctttcaggtagttgtagagagtaataaggtctcccctcagcctcctcttctccaggctaaacacccccagcactctcagccgctcctcgtaagacttgttctccagcccccttaccagctttgttgctcttctctggacacgctccagagcctcaacatccttcttgtggagAGctgtccagaactgaacacagtattcaaggtgcggtctcaccagtgctgagtacagagggagaataacctccctggacctgctggtgaccccatttctgatacaagccaagatgccattggccttcttggccacctgggcacactgctggctcatgttcagtcggctgtcaaccagcacccccaggtccttttcttccgtgcagctctccagccattcttcccccagtctgtagcgctgcatagggttgttgtgccccaagtgcaggacccggcatttggccttgttaaacctcatgccattggtctcagcccagcagtccagcctgttcagatccctttgcagagcctccctaccctccagcaggtcgacacttcctcccagcttagtgtcatctgcaaacttgctgagggtgcactcaatgccttcatccaggtcattgataaagacattgaacagagctggacccagtaccgagccctgaggaactccacttgtgactggcctccagctggagttaactccattgaccaccactctctgggcccggccatccaaccagttttcaacccaggagagtgatgttaattatattattttaactgTGTAGTTAAAAAGAAGTGGATGCTTTCCTGATCATATGTACACCAACACTGCTTTGATGGGGGAAGAATTACTGTTGTGCATTGCTGCTCGAGGTTCTGGAGGTTTGGTGTCAAACGTTTAGTATAAACGTCTTTCCTGCACCAAGCCTTATCACCAGTGTGCAAACAGGGGTGAAATGCTAATTTCAAGACTAACGTGCTATCTTAAGGTAGTAACAAAGTGCAATCTTAATCCTGCCTTATCCTCTGCCTGGGTAAGTTACTTTAACTGTCCCATTTCTTTTCACCTGCCTACCTGAAAGATGTAATAAAGCCTTCCCTAGGATAACTAAGTGCTGTGGTTCTGAACTGTTCACTGTTCCACGATGATACTGTCTTTATGAAAAATGCAGCATCAGGTCTGAGTGGATCTGTTTGAtagagcctcctcttctgtgCGCCCTAAACACGGAGATGGCAGATGCTTGGGTCAGCACTGTCTTTTATCGCAAGTGGCTCCCTTCGGATGGGGCCAGCCAGGGTATCAAATGCTTTAGTGGAAGTCTCTGAATAAGTTCAATATGTTTTTTTGAGGTGGTGGGGTGTTCAAACAACCCCAACTATGCTGATGGAAGTATGACTTGAAATTGTCCAGCCAATAAGGTTCACTTGAATAAGCAGTGACTCTGGTAAAAATGTTTTCCGGTTagtttttgaaaggaaaaaaactgacaTTGATAGAGACCTATTATGTCTACTGGATAACTTTTTTGGTGGTTTGCATGAGTGCTTCCCCGAATGTCACCAATTTATATAATGACTATCATTTTTAAGGTCGAGAGCAGGCTGAACTGACTGGGCATAGGCTGGCAAGTTTGGGATTAAAATTTGATCAGATTATCCACTCCTCCATGACTAGAGCAACTGAAACAACTGAAATTATAAGCAAGCATCTCCCAGGTAAGTGGCTTCgcttaattttctattttctgctgatccttaaaactgtttcaaatAGCATTCTAAGTTTGTCCTTAAGGTTGAGATGTTATTTAGCCAACTTCCAGCCTTCTGTGAATATGTCTATAAAGAAACATTATAATGACCTTGATTCTGCTTGTATCTGGTTCGTCCCTCCAAGAGGGGTGTGCCTCTCAGAGTGGCCAGCTGCTTGCCCATATGTACTACTGTGTAGGAGAGCTGTGCTGGTTGCGCTTCCCAATATGTTTTGTGAAGCAAAAGCTGCCACAGGTCATCAGGATTGCTTATTAGTCCTCAGTCTCAGGGGGCAGGAGCAAGGAGAGGATTGTAAACTCCAGTTCTTGATGTTTTCTGTGCTAGTGAACAGGCCCTTCTTCTGGCTGCGCTGTCCTGTttgcaggggaagagaagacGTGGTGTACTCAAAGGTGTAGGGATCTTCTAATGTGGGGGGGCTGCTTTTTTCCTACAGGGTCTGGGGATTGTTGTGTTTGGGGtttcattgctgctgcttcgttatttttcctgctgatcGGACATACCAGAATCTAAACTAAAGATATTTGACTACAGATAATTCGGTCTGGTATTTTAGCAGATAATCAGAGATGACAAGCTGAAAGTCAGTTTTtagctcttctgtgttttcttaaatgtgctccttcaaaaaaaaccccaaaccaagagaacaaaaaaacccaaataccACCCAACTCCAAAACACCTTCCTGCCTAAaccatttttccctcttcaaagtaagagattaaaatattactctaaatattaaatatcaaaAGTGTAGGATTAACATTAATTGGCGTTAATTAGCAGTAAGCATTAACTGACATACAGCTTATTGTCATCCTTGCGACTGCATTTCTTCAAAGTGCAGCAGACAGGTAATACTCAGCTTGCTGTGCCAGGCTGGTCTGGAGTTGGAATAAACTTCAACTTGCTGATGACAAAACAGTTATGTTGGTGAGATTCACACACTGTGACAGGAAGCGTGTAGGCTAAGACAGTCTtcaggatggggaggggggactTCCCTGGATAAAGAGTATGAAAAATCTATAGATTGTAGAGTTGTGGGTCTGTTTGCAGTGGCATGTGAAGTAATAGCTCCTTTCTGaatgtatatttaatatttcaggagtaaaaaaaatcagtactgaTCTGCTGAGAGAGGGAGCACCCATAGAGCCAGACCCTCCAGTCTCTCATTGGAAACCAGAAGCTGTGGTAAATTTTTACCCAAagtttttgtgttgttttttgaaaatttttaaatttcttttgttttttccttttttttaatatactttatATAGACTGTAGTGATAACTTGCAGTGTCTGAACTGATGCCTTTCATCACATACCTGGGTTAACTGCATGCTCTTTTCCTCCCATAATGCAcataaaacagttaaaataactTACAGTCCTTAAGTATTTGTTCAGCCTCGAGTGTGCATCCCTGTAAAGAACTCTTTAGAAGTTGCACCCCTCTGCAAATGCAGGCGGTGGCATGTGCTTCCCGGAGCTGTGTTTGATTCTGAACTCTGTGCCACCAGCA
Proteins encoded:
- the PGAM5 gene encoding serine/threonine-protein phosphatase PGAM5, mitochondrial isoform X1 translates to MSFRRALALAACGLAGGSVLFSAVVVGKQPGRDSEPRPGVAAPAAPPAAPPGLLLLPPAASCPAAPGWIERPAGTGGFWDSNWDRREPLALINLKKKNEETGEEELASRLDHCKAKATRHIFLIRHSQYNLDGRADKDRTLTPLGREQAELTGHRLASLGLKFDQIIHSSMTRATETTEIISKHLPGVKKISTDLLREGAPIEPDPPVSHWKPEAVQYYEDGARIEAAFRNFIHRADAKQEEDSYEIFVCHANVIRYIVCRALQFPPEGWLRMSLNNGSITHLVIRPNGRVALRTLGDTGFMPPDKITRT
- the PGAM5 gene encoding serine/threonine-protein phosphatase PGAM5, mitochondrial isoform X2; protein product: MSFRRALALAACGLAGGSVLFSAVVVGKQPGRDSEPRPGVAAPAAPPAAPPGLLLLPPAASCPAAPGWIERPAGTGGFWDSNWDRREPLALINLKKKNEETGEEELASRLDHCKAKATRHIFLIRHSQYNLDGRADKDRTLTPLGREQAELTGHRLASLGLKFDQIIHSSMTRATETTEIISKHLPGVKKISTDLLREGAPIEPDPPVSHWKPEAVYYEDGARIEAAFRNFIHRADAKQEEDSYEIFVCHANVIRYIVCRALQFPPEGWLRMSLNNGSITHLVIRPNGRVALRTLGDTGFMPPDKITRT